A genomic region of Gossypium hirsutum isolate 1008001.06 chromosome D01, Gossypium_hirsutum_v2.1, whole genome shotgun sequence contains the following coding sequences:
- the LOC107915831 gene encoding ubiquitin-conjugating enzyme E2 36 isoform X1, producing MRYFNVMILGPTQSPYEGGVFKLELFLPEEYPMAAPKVRFLTKIYHPNIDKLGRICLDILKDKWSPALQIRTVLLSIQALLSAPNPDDPLSENIAKHWKTNEAEAVETAKEWTRLYATGA from the exons ATGCGATATTTCAATGTGATGATCCTTGGTCCAACACAATCTCCATATGAAg GAGGGGTTTTCAAGTTGGAACTATTTTTGCCTGAAGAATATCCCATGGCTGCTCCTAAG GTTCGATTTCTTACAAAGATATATCATCCTAACATCGATAAG CTTGGAAGAATATGCCTTGATATTCTCAAAGACAAATGGAGTCCAGCTCTCCAGATTCGAACTGTACTTTTGAG CATTCAAGCACTCCTGAGTGCTCCTAATCCTGATGATCCACTCTCGGAGAACATTGCTAAGCACTGGAAAACAAATGAGGCTGAAGCCGTGGAGACAG CTAAGGAATGGACCCGTTTATATGCGACCGGTGCGTAA
- the LOC107915595 gene encoding protein STRICTOSIDINE SYNTHASE-LIKE 10, whose amino-acid sequence MKKYQLLFLMLYLALCVNQSHQRILSQKHDAKKFDEQFLHQKQNVIVSKDCELINLVKVTGPESIAFDCKGEGPYVGVSDGRILKWHGPKLGWKEFAIPSSIRYADFLSKSTDNSGRLLKYDLHTKNTFVIYTGLMFPNGVALNKNHSFLLVAETTRRRILKFYLGANNLEPEVFAKLPRVPDNIKMNDKGEFWVALNAGRLGKIDDDVPDPIRTKYDQEGRILKQLDGNNEDVFSSISEINEVNRTLYIGSVTKLYVTILKF is encoded by the exons ATGAAGAAATATCAGCTTTTGTTCCTAATGCTTTACCTTGCATTATGTGTGAATCAATCTCACCAGCGGATTCTTTCTCAAAAGCATGATGCTAAAAAATTTGAtgaacaatttcttcatcaaaagcAGAATGTTATCGTCTCAAAAGATTGTGAATTAATTAATCTTGTTAAAGTTACAGGTCCTGAAAGTATCGCGTTTGACTGTAAAGGCGAAGGGCCATACGTTGGAGTATCTGATGGTCGGATACTTAAATGGCATGGACCAAAACTTGGCTGGAAAGAGTTTGCTATTCCTTCATCAATTAG GTATGCGGATTTTTTGTCCAAATCAACTGATAATAGCGGAAGGTTATTAAAATATGATCTACATACAAAAAATACATTTGTTATCTATACAGGTTTGATGTTTCCAAATGGAGTAGCTTTGAACAAAAATCATTCTTTTCTTTTGGTGGCGGAAACAACACGAAGAAGAATATTGAAGTTCTATCTTGGAGCAAATAATTTAGAGCCCGAAGTGTTTGCTAAGTTACCTAGAGTTCCTGATAATATTAAGATGAATGATAAAGGAGAGTTCTGGGTAGCTTTAAACGCAGGAAGGCTTGGAAAGATCGATGATGATGTTCCGGATCCCATAAGAACTAAATACGATCAAGAAGGAAGAATTTTAAAACAACTGGACGGAAATAATGAAGATGTATTTAGTTCTATTAGTGAGATTAATGAGGTTAACCGAACTTTATATATTGGTTCAGTTACAAAACTTTatgttactattttaaaattttaa
- the LOC107915831 gene encoding ubiquitin-conjugating enzyme E2 36 isoform X2 — translation MRYFNVMILGPTQSPYEGGVFKLELFLPEEYPMAAPKVRFLTKIYHPNIDKLGRICLDILKDKWSPALQIRTVLLSIQALLSAPNPDDPLSENIAKHWKTNEAEAVETVSLTICS, via the exons ATGCGATATTTCAATGTGATGATCCTTGGTCCAACACAATCTCCATATGAAg GAGGGGTTTTCAAGTTGGAACTATTTTTGCCTGAAGAATATCCCATGGCTGCTCCTAAG GTTCGATTTCTTACAAAGATATATCATCCTAACATCGATAAG CTTGGAAGAATATGCCTTGATATTCTCAAAGACAAATGGAGTCCAGCTCTCCAGATTCGAACTGTACTTTTGAG CATTCAAGCACTCCTGAGTGCTCCTAATCCTGATGATCCACTCTCGGAGAACATTGCTAAGCACTGGAAAACAAATGAGGCTGAAGCCGTGGAGACAG TTTCCTTGACTATTTGCAGCTAA